One window from the genome of Deltaproteobacteria bacterium encodes:
- a CDS encoding glyoxalase/bleomycin resistance/dioxygenase family protein, protein MAQNTFHIALHVKDLDAAIARYRKLLGIEPAKVRHDYAKFELADPPVILSLNPGGQPGTVAHLGIRYPGTADVATEMVRVKAEGVEVLQQTGTTCCYAKADKFWALDADGMRWEMYAVTADADAETAADSDVQALAAR, encoded by the coding sequence ATGGCCCAGAACACGTTCCACATCGCGCTCCACGTGAAGGACCTCGACGCCGCGATCGCCCGCTACCGCAAGCTCCTCGGCATCGAGCCGGCCAAGGTTCGCCACGACTACGCCAAGTTCGAGCTCGCCGACCCCCCGGTCATCCTCTCGCTCAACCCCGGCGGCCAGCCGGGCACCGTCGCCCACCTGGGCATCCGCTACCCGGGCACGGCCGACGTCGCCACCGAGATGGTGCGCGTCAAGGCCGAGGGCGTCGAGGTCCTCCAGCAGACGGGGACCACCTGCTGCTACGCCAAGGCCGACAAGTTCTGGGCGCTCGACGCCGACGGCATGCGCTGGGAGATGTACGCGGTCACGGCCGACGCCGACGCGGAGACGGCCGCCGATTCGGACGTCCAGGCGCTCGCCGCGCGCTAG
- a CDS encoding prepilin-type N-terminal cleavage/methylation domain-containing protein, producing MGTGVAKSGVRRFRAEQRGATLLEVLISTAVFAIVLGMAVPNLRAMSAPWALSGATTQIVADLQVARQRAIARNARYRITFTAPRSYVLEIETSPNTFVADTAVQKLPAAATLGTVNPGMPIFDTRGMLGATVTLSVTVPNAGTRTVTINVLGKTTVS from the coding sequence TTGGGCACCGGCGTTGCTAAGTCCGGCGTGCGACGTTTTCGAGCCGAGCAGCGCGGGGCAACCCTCCTGGAAGTCCTCATATCAACGGCGGTGTTTGCCATCGTGCTCGGTATGGCGGTCCCGAATCTGCGCGCCATGTCGGCCCCGTGGGCGCTCTCCGGCGCGACCACCCAGATCGTCGCGGACCTCCAGGTGGCGCGCCAGCGGGCGATCGCCCGCAATGCCCGCTACCGCATCACGTTCACGGCGCCGCGCAGCTACGTGCTCGAGATCGAGACGTCGCCCAACACCTTCGTCGCCGACACGGCGGTGCAGAAGCTACCCGCCGCGGCGACCCTCGGCACGGTGAATCCGGGCATGCCGATCTTCGACACGCGGGGCATGCTCGGTGCCACGGTAACTCTTTCGGTGACGGTTCCGAACGCCGGAACCCGGACGGTGACCATCAATGTACTCGGGAAGACGACCGTCAGCTGA
- a CDS encoding LLM class F420-dependent oxidoreductase codes for MHLGILMFVTERALPVTDLARACEARGVESLWVPEHPIVPAQYETRYPLAEDGKMPRPYTELPDCFATLAAAAAVTQELRVATGICLVPERDPLHTALQVATLDLLSGGRFLFGVGAGWLREEMQLFAPHFPHRFAFLREAIAAMRKLWTEERPSFEGRWVRFPPVVCRPKPVQKPHPPVILGGMGPNARKRVAAWGDGWLPIGLPPDDVAEARREISRRALEHDRDPEAISLTVMIGAPPGLETPSLETIPDRDTLARYRDAGADRVVVSLPTLGADDAYRHLDRLASAAP; via the coding sequence GTGCACCTCGGCATCCTCATGTTCGTGACCGAGCGGGCGCTCCCGGTCACGGATCTGGCGCGCGCCTGCGAGGCGCGAGGCGTCGAGTCGCTCTGGGTGCCCGAGCATCCGATCGTCCCCGCGCAGTACGAGACGCGCTACCCGCTCGCGGAGGACGGGAAGATGCCGCGGCCCTACACCGAGCTGCCCGACTGCTTCGCCACGCTCGCCGCGGCCGCCGCGGTCACGCAAGAGCTGCGGGTGGCGACCGGCATCTGCCTCGTCCCGGAGCGCGACCCGCTGCACACCGCGCTCCAGGTCGCCACGCTCGACCTGCTCTCCGGCGGCCGCTTCCTCTTCGGCGTCGGCGCCGGCTGGCTGCGCGAGGAGATGCAGCTCTTCGCGCCCCACTTCCCGCATCGATTCGCGTTCCTGCGCGAGGCGATCGCGGCCATGCGCAAGCTCTGGACCGAGGAGCGCCCGTCCTTCGAGGGCCGCTGGGTGCGGTTCCCGCCCGTCGTCTGCCGGCCGAAGCCCGTGCAGAAGCCCCATCCGCCCGTCATCCTCGGCGGCATGGGGCCGAACGCCCGCAAGCGGGTCGCGGCCTGGGGCGACGGCTGGCTCCCCATCGGCCTCCCACCCGACGACGTGGCCGAGGCACGGCGCGAGATCAGCCGGCGCGCACTCGAGCACGACCGCGACCCGGAGGCGATCTCGCTCACCGTGATGATCGGCGCCCCGCCCGGCCTCGAGACGCCGAGCCTCGAGACGATCCCCGATCGCGACACGCTCGCCCGCTACCGGGACGCAGGCGCCGACCGCGTCGTCGTCTCGCTCCCCACCCTCGGCGCCGACGACGCCTACCGCCACCTCGACCGCCTCGCCTCCGCCGCGCCGTAG
- a CDS encoding cyclic nucleotide-binding domain-containing protein, whose amino-acid sequence MARFARWLVRYPVVFVAANLLVTAVLGVFALRIRIESSLESVLPAGDPEVEYYTRVRATFGSDDVGVVGVRADDIFAPATIGKIARVTDALGRISGVERVLSIANAVDPAEDVFKPPRLLPSIPPSSVEVQELKQKLRSTPLYGKNLVADDFKGAAINVFFRNLTDAEYLDLGIDDQIRDVLAGESGPERFFYTGAAHVKQAAVELMRRDLFRFTPIALLVILAVLWLSFWTVRGVVLPVVSVVMALVWTLGALVLDGKALTLGTFVLPPLLLVVGSSYAIHVMARYYEQVDLRAPREELVVRAFLRVWLPLLISAVVTAIGFGSLGVNRITAIRDLGLFAVVGVACLTCTSLGFLPAALELLGTEPRTARSGKISPRLSRALTRLGQHAYASRAKILAGAAVLCVVGLLGALAIRVDSDFLYYFDEKSEVRTDTETINREIVGSNPFYIVIEGPSPGFLKRWEVLREIKDLQRFLAGLPGITSSVSLVDYMELLESGLNRSGAGDLVIDEEGNIVPAPKPRSFLEEPKNLEPVLSMIATSPATFKSVVTEDFGETNILVRTNLSGSRRIEETLARIRSWIGAHFPAELRVHLTGNLVLLSGTESDIVAGQIKSLSLALGIIFVVLALMFLSVRIGFFAILPNVVPIVLFFGTMGWLGILLNLGTSLIAAIALGIAVDSTIHYMARLNLELRGETDQVAALVRTVRTVGVPIVYTTVALFLGFLTFGFSSFVPIQNFGILTGFTMAASLGANLVLLPALLATTKVITLWDLVGVKLGQEPARTIPLFAGLRPGQARIVVLMGELKRFAPGEMVVRRGELGDEMYVIIRGRAEVWAGDGQERRRVAEHRRGDVFGEMGLVRHTERSADVVAAGDLEVLAVDERFLRRIQLRYPRIASKVFLNLTRVLSDRLQRTTEQYVALVPEQRATAR is encoded by the coding sequence ATGGCCCGCTTCGCGCGGTGGCTCGTCCGCTACCCGGTCGTCTTCGTAGCGGCGAACCTGCTCGTCACCGCGGTGCTCGGGGTCTTCGCGCTCCGCATCCGCATCGAGAGCTCGCTCGAGAGCGTGCTGCCCGCGGGCGACCCCGAGGTCGAGTACTACACGCGGGTGCGCGCCACCTTCGGCAGCGACGACGTCGGCGTGGTCGGCGTCCGGGCCGACGACATCTTCGCCCCGGCGACGATCGGCAAGATCGCGCGCGTCACCGACGCGCTCGGCCGCATCTCCGGCGTCGAGCGCGTGCTCAGCATCGCCAACGCGGTCGACCCGGCCGAGGACGTCTTCAAGCCGCCCCGTCTGCTGCCGAGCATCCCGCCCTCGAGCGTCGAGGTCCAGGAGCTCAAGCAGAAGCTCCGGAGCACTCCGCTCTACGGCAAGAACCTCGTCGCCGACGACTTCAAGGGCGCGGCGATCAACGTCTTCTTCCGGAACCTGACCGACGCCGAGTACCTCGATCTCGGCATCGACGACCAGATCCGCGACGTGCTGGCGGGCGAGAGCGGGCCCGAGCGGTTCTTCTATACCGGGGCGGCGCACGTGAAGCAGGCCGCGGTCGAGCTCATGCGCCGCGACCTCTTCCGCTTCACGCCGATCGCGCTGCTCGTCATCCTCGCCGTCCTCTGGCTCTCGTTCTGGACGGTGCGCGGCGTCGTCCTGCCGGTCGTGTCGGTCGTGATGGCGCTGGTGTGGACGCTCGGCGCCCTCGTGCTCGACGGCAAGGCGCTCACGCTCGGCACGTTCGTCCTGCCCCCGCTGCTCTTGGTCGTCGGCAGCTCGTACGCCATCCACGTGATGGCCCGCTACTACGAGCAGGTGGACCTCCGGGCGCCGCGCGAGGAGCTGGTCGTGCGCGCCTTCCTGCGCGTCTGGCTCCCGCTTCTCATCTCGGCGGTGGTGACCGCGATCGGCTTCGGGTCGCTCGGGGTGAACCGGATCACGGCGATCCGCGACCTCGGGCTCTTCGCCGTGGTGGGCGTCGCGTGCCTCACCTGCACCTCGCTCGGCTTTCTCCCCGCGGCGCTCGAGCTCCTCGGCACCGAGCCGCGGACCGCCCGCTCCGGGAAGATCTCGCCGCGGCTGTCCCGGGCGCTCACGCGGCTCGGCCAGCACGCGTACGCCTCGCGCGCCAAGATCCTCGCGGGCGCCGCGGTCCTCTGCGTCGTCGGCTTGCTCGGGGCGCTCGCGATCCGCGTCGACTCCGACTTCCTCTACTACTTCGACGAGAAGTCGGAGGTCCGGACGGACACCGAGACGATCAACCGCGAGATCGTCGGCAGCAACCCCTTCTACATCGTCATCGAGGGGCCGAGCCCGGGCTTCCTCAAGCGCTGGGAGGTCCTCAGGGAGATCAAGGACCTGCAGAGGTTCCTCGCCGGGCTACCCGGGATCACCTCGTCGGTCTCGCTCGTCGACTACATGGAGCTGCTCGAGAGCGGGCTCAACCGGAGCGGCGCGGGCGACCTCGTGATCGACGAGGAGGGCAACATCGTCCCGGCGCCGAAGCCGAGGTCGTTCCTCGAGGAGCCGAAGAACCTCGAGCCCGTGCTCAGCATGATCGCGACCAGCCCGGCCACCTTCAAGAGCGTCGTGACCGAGGACTTCGGCGAGACCAACATCCTCGTGCGCACGAACCTCTCCGGCTCGCGCCGCATCGAGGAGACGCTCGCGCGCATCCGCTCCTGGATCGGCGCGCACTTCCCGGCCGAGCTGCGCGTCCACCTGACCGGCAACCTCGTGCTGCTCTCGGGCACGGAGTCGGACATCGTGGCCGGGCAGATCAAGAGCCTCTCGCTCGCGCTCGGCATCATCTTCGTCGTCCTGGCTCTCATGTTCCTGTCGGTGCGGATCGGCTTCTTCGCGATCCTGCCGAACGTCGTGCCCATCGTGCTGTTCTTCGGCACGATGGGCTGGCTCGGGATCCTGCTGAACCTCGGCACGAGCCTGATCGCGGCGATCGCGCTCGGCATCGCGGTCGACTCCACCATCCACTACATGGCGCGGCTGAACCTCGAGCTGCGGGGGGAGACCGATCAGGTGGCGGCGCTGGTGCGCACGGTGCGCACGGTCGGCGTGCCGATCGTGTACACGACCGTGGCGCTCTTCTTGGGCTTCCTCACCTTTGGATTCTCGAGCTTCGTGCCGATCCAGAACTTCGGCATCCTGACCGGCTTCACCATGGCCGCCTCGCTCGGGGCGAACCTCGTGCTCCTACCGGCGCTGCTCGCCACCACCAAGGTGATCACGCTCTGGGACCTCGTCGGGGTGAAGCTCGGCCAGGAGCCGGCGCGGACGATCCCGCTCTTCGCGGGACTCCGGCCCGGGCAGGCGCGCATCGTCGTCCTGATGGGCGAGCTCAAGCGCTTCGCGCCCGGCGAGATGGTCGTGCGCCGCGGCGAGCTGGGCGACGAGATGTACGTGATCATCCGCGGGCGCGCCGAGGTCTGGGCGGGCGACGGCCAGGAGCGGCGGCGGGTGGCCGAGCACCGGCGCGGCGACGTGTTCGGCGAGATGGGGCTCGTGCGCCACACCGAGCGGAGCGCCGACGTCGTCGCGGCGGGCGACCTCGAAGTGCTTGCCGTGGACGAGCGCTTCCTCCGCCGCATCCAGCTCCGCTACCCGCGCATCGCGTCCAAGGTCTTCCTGAACCTGACGCGCGTGCTGAGCGATCGCCTGCAGCGCACCACCGAGCAGTACGTCGCGCTCGTGCCCGAGCAGCGGGCGACGGCGAGGTAG
- a CDS encoding EthD family reductase: MTKLFFLCRRRGDLTHDEYVERLLGGHVPLALAHHPTLRRYVVNVVEGTRGPAPPLDSIGTLWFDSLADYRERLYDSPGGERAIAGDVAGFLGRADAYATTEHVQRAPAEPPSLGPTPGVKLLVALGRAPGQTREDFLRHWLERHVPLALEHHGMSRYVTSVVEERLGVDAPPYDGFAEIHFASPEDLERRLYLSAEGKAAIERDVGRFLGTIHAYYVAEHVARWVEHRPGRFSIRVGDAEAFLVYERRGDVLDLLHTYTPPALRGRNLAAELTRAALEHARAEGLRVVPTCPYTRRYLARHPELRGLVG, translated from the coding sequence ATGACGAAGCTCTTCTTCCTGTGCCGGCGCCGCGGGGATCTCACGCACGACGAGTACGTCGAGCGGCTGCTCGGCGGGCACGTGCCGCTCGCGCTCGCCCACCATCCGACGCTCAGGCGCTACGTCGTGAACGTCGTCGAAGGCACGCGAGGGCCCGCGCCCCCGCTCGACTCGATCGGCACGCTCTGGTTCGACTCGCTCGCCGACTACCGCGAGCGCCTCTACGACTCGCCCGGGGGCGAGCGGGCGATCGCCGGCGACGTGGCCGGCTTCCTCGGCCGCGCCGACGCCTACGCGACCACCGAGCACGTCCAGCGCGCGCCCGCCGAGCCCCCCTCCCTCGGCCCGACGCCGGGCGTGAAGCTCCTGGTCGCGCTCGGCCGCGCCCCGGGGCAGACGCGAGAGGACTTCCTCCGCCACTGGCTCGAGCGCCACGTGCCGCTCGCGCTCGAACACCACGGCATGAGCCGCTACGTGACGAGCGTCGTCGAGGAGCGCCTCGGGGTCGACGCGCCGCCGTACGACGGCTTCGCCGAGATCCACTTCGCGTCCCCGGAAGACCTCGAGCGGCGGCTCTACCTCTCGGCCGAGGGCAAGGCCGCGATCGAGCGGGACGTCGGGCGCTTCCTCGGCACGATCCACGCCTACTACGTGGCGGAGCACGTCGCGCGCTGGGTGGAGCACCGTCCCGGACGGTTCTCGATCCGCGTCGGCGACGCGGAGGCGTTCCTCGTCTACGAGCGCCGCGGCGACGTCCTCGACCTGCTGCACACCTACACCCCGCCCGCGCTCCGCGGCCGGAACCTCGCCGCCGAGCTCACCCGGGCCGCGCTCGAGCACGCGCGGGCCGAGGGCCTCCGCGTGGTGCCGACCTGCCCGTACACCCGCCGGTATCTCGCGCGGCACCCCGAGCTGCGCGGGCTGGTGGGCTAG
- a CDS encoding transporter, whose translation MRAARLLVCLVLIPCSAPAASLRDRLRASSLTVGISGGSAFDALADNIADTAARNLPIISASAGYTYRYNAQLEIFERTSETLGPIFLERPDTLGRGKLNINVSYQYVQFDEFDGRSIKRLEAPDRIVIQEFDSAGNLLRSTANRLRYGLKIHSNIGSLSLTYGMLDNLDVNLLVPVIDTDFRVGVESQVRAEQLPGQQGFSPAPEPPRTGTTRGNAVGVGDILLRGKYQLPELQGGVRSAAGLQLRLPSGNENDFQGTGDFEASPFLYLSTFLWSRVEPHANLGVDLRTDGVERSQARYGLGADVDVTKRVGVSLAFLGRSQFKESAAASDTNFRHLTAAGVQERPLLGVRFDRKDFFDLSFGARAVVWRQIMVFANGIFALNDDGLRNDTVIPTAGVEGTF comes from the coding sequence GTGAGAGCCGCGCGACTGCTGGTGTGCCTCGTTCTCATCCCTTGCTCGGCGCCGGCGGCGTCGCTCCGCGATCGCCTCCGCGCCAGCTCGCTGACCGTCGGCATCAGCGGAGGCTCCGCCTTCGACGCCCTCGCCGACAACATCGCCGATACGGCGGCCCGCAACCTGCCGATCATCTCGGCCTCCGCGGGCTACACGTACCGCTACAACGCGCAGCTCGAGATCTTCGAGCGCACGTCGGAGACCCTCGGTCCGATCTTCCTCGAGCGACCGGATACGCTCGGGCGGGGCAAGCTCAACATCAACGTCAGCTACCAGTACGTCCAGTTCGACGAGTTCGACGGCCGCAGCATCAAGCGGCTGGAGGCACCCGACCGGATCGTCATCCAGGAGTTCGACTCCGCCGGCAACCTGCTCCGGTCGACCGCCAACCGGCTGCGCTACGGCCTCAAGATTCACAGCAACATCGGCTCGCTCAGCCTCACCTACGGCATGCTCGACAACCTGGACGTCAACCTGCTCGTCCCCGTCATCGACACGGATTTCCGCGTGGGCGTCGAGAGCCAGGTGCGCGCGGAGCAGCTGCCCGGCCAGCAGGGTTTCAGCCCCGCCCCCGAGCCGCCGCGCACCGGCACCACCCGGGGCAACGCGGTCGGCGTGGGCGACATCCTGCTGCGCGGCAAGTACCAGCTGCCCGAGTTGCAGGGTGGCGTCCGTTCGGCCGCAGGTCTCCAGCTCCGCCTGCCGTCGGGCAACGAGAACGACTTCCAGGGCACCGGCGACTTCGAGGCTTCGCCGTTCCTCTACCTGTCGACTTTCCTCTGGTCGCGGGTCGAGCCGCACGCCAACCTGGGCGTCGACCTGCGCACCGACGGCGTCGAGCGCAGCCAGGCCCGCTACGGGCTCGGCGCCGACGTCGACGTCACCAAGCGCGTCGGCGTGTCGCTCGCCTTCCTCGGCCGCAGCCAGTTCAAGGAGAGCGCCGCGGCGAGCGACACGAACTTCCGGCACCTGACGGCGGCCGGTGTGCAGGAGCGGCCGCTGCTCGGCGTCCGCTTCGACCGCAAGGACTTCTTCGACCTCTCGTTCGGCGCGCGCGCCGTCGTCTGGCGCCAGATCATGGTGTTCGCCAACGGCATCTTCGCCCTGAACGACGACGGGCTCCGCAATGACACGGTCATCCCCACCGCCGGGGTCGAGGGAACCTTCTAG
- a CDS encoding BrnT family toxin, with translation MVVRGLRGFDWDSANWRKSELKHGVAAAEAQEVLLNDPLCQVDTRHPDVEHRYVALGVTNEGRRLFVSFTVRQGRVRIISARPMSRKERAVHEETQKAERR, from the coding sequence CTGGTCGTGCGCGGCCTCAGAGGCTTCGACTGGGATAGCGCCAACTGGCGGAAGTCGGAGCTGAAACACGGGGTAGCGGCGGCCGAAGCGCAGGAGGTCCTGCTGAACGACCCGCTCTGCCAGGTGGACACGCGACACCCCGACGTTGAACACCGCTACGTTGCGCTGGGAGTCACCAACGAGGGACGTCGGCTCTTCGTCTCGTTCACGGTGCGGCAGGGCCGGGTGCGGATCATCTCGGCACGACCGATGAGCCGGAAGGAGCGTGCAGTCCATGAAGAAACGCAGAAGGCGGAGCGACGCTGA
- a CDS encoding winged helix-turn-helix transcriptional regulator: MNRTAAARSTLEAPDLADLGRFLVALGDPIRQGIVVALSRERLNVGQLAGRFPLSRPAMSHHLKVLADAGLLVRERQGRERVYRLDVKRCRSAVGRLRKFVLDCCAGSACC; the protein is encoded by the coding sequence ATGAACCGGACAGCCGCTGCCAGGTCGACCCTCGAGGCTCCCGACCTCGCGGACCTCGGCCGCTTCCTCGTCGCGCTCGGCGACCCGATCCGGCAGGGGATCGTGGTGGCCCTCTCGCGCGAGCGGCTGAACGTCGGGCAGCTCGCCGGGCGCTTTCCGCTCTCGCGCCCCGCGATGTCGCATCATCTGAAGGTACTGGCCGACGCCGGGCTCCTCGTCCGCGAGCGGCAGGGGCGCGAGCGCGTCTACCGGCTCGACGTCAAGCGCTGCCGGAGCGCCGTCGGCCGCCTGCGAAAGTTCGTCCTCGACTGCTGCGCCGGCTCGGCCTGTTGCTGA